The following is a genomic window from Sphingomonas sinipercae.
AGGTCGATCGTCTTGCCGTCGGCAAGGGTGATCCGCTGCGGCGCAAGCTTGGCCGCATCGACGAAAGATACGGCCAGGCGATAGCCGATGTCGCCGCCTTTCTGCGGCGGCGCGCGGCGCTGGCGAAAGCCGCCGAACCCGCCGCTCCTGCCTTGGTTGCCGAAAATCCCTTCGAACAGGTCGCTAAGGTCGGCGGTTTCCGCTCCGCCCTGAAAGCCGCCGCCCGGAAAGCCTTCGAATCCCGCGCCGGCGCCGCTCCCGCCACCGCCCGGACGGCCGCCGAAGCCGCCGCCAAACGGCATCTTTGGGTTGCCATCCTCGTCGATCTCGCCGCGGTCGTAGCGGGCGCGCTTGTCCTTGTCGGAAAGCAGGTCGTAGGCGCTGGTGATTTCGCCGAAGCGCTCGGCCGCCTTGGGGTTATCCTTGTTGCGGTCGGGGTGAAGCTGCTTGGCGAGGCTTCGATACGCCTTCTTGATCTCGGCCTCGCTTGCGCCGCGCTTCAAGCCCAGTCGTTGGTACAGGTCCAATGCCATGCGTGTTCCACTCTCTTACCGAGGCGGAAATGTCCATCGCCGCAGTTCGCTGCAAGGTTGTGGGGCCGGTGCCGGCTGCTAAGCGGGGCTGATGTTCGTCACCCATCTCGAATGCTCGCTGACCGGCGAGCACTATCCCGCCGGCCAGCCCCACGACCTGTCGCGGGCGGGCAAGCCGCTTCTCGTGCGCTACGACCTTGAGCAGGTGCGCTCCGCGATCAGCCGCGACGCGCTTGCGCAACGTCCCGCCGACATGTGGAAGTGGCGCGAGCTGCTTCCCTTTCCCGAAAAGGCCGAGTTGATTGCGCTCGGTGAAACCCAGACGCCGATCCTTGCGCTCAGCCGGACGGCTGCGATGAACGGTGCGGCGGTCCTGCTGGTGAAAGACGAAGGGCGGCTGCCGACGGGATCGTTCAAGGCGCGCGGCATGGCGGCCGCAGTGACGATGGCCAAGCATTTCGGGGTCGAGCGGATCGCCATCCCGACCAATGGCAACGCCGGTGCCGCAATCGCCGCTTATTCCGCGCGCGCCGGACTTCGCAGCCTGGTGATCTGCCCGGCCGAAACGCCCGAGATCAATGTCCGCGAGACTGCTGCGTACGGCGCCGATGTCTGGGTCGCGGACGGGCAGATCGACGAATGCGGCGCGCTGGTCGGCAAGGGCGCCGCGCAAGGCCTGTGGTTCGACTGCTCGACGCTGAAGGAGCCGTATCGGCTTGAAGGCAAGAAGACGATGGGCTTCGAACTGGTCGAGCAGCTCGGCTGGCAGGTGCCCGACGCGATCTTCTACCCGACCGGGGGCGGAACCGGCCTGATCGGCATGTGGAAGGCGTTCGACGAGCTCGAAAAGGTTGGCCTGATCGGACCCGAGCGGCCGCGCATGTATGCCATCCAGGCGAGCGGCTGCGCGCCGATCGTGCGCGCGTTCGAACGCGGCGACGAATTTGCCGAGCGCTGGGAAGGCGCAGCCACCGTCGCCACCGGGATCCGCGTGCCCAAGGCGGTCGGCGACTTCCTGATCTTGCGCGCGGTCCGCGAGAGCGGCGGCGCCGCGATTGCGGTCGAGGAAGCGGACATCGTCGCTGGCGTCACGGACGCCGCGCGGCTGGACGGCATGCTGCTGTGCCCCGAAGGCGGGGCGGTGCTTGCGGGATGGCGCAAGGCGCTGGAACTGGGCCTGGTCGGCAAGGACGAGCGGGTATTGCTGTTCAATTGCGCGAACGGCAACAAGTACCCATTGCCCGAGCGGTCGCGTAAATTGACCCTGGCTTCGGCGGAGCCGTCGCAGCTGTAAGCCGTTAGGTCGCCATGCCCAAGCGCCGCCTGAAGATCGCCAGCTACAACATCAACGGAATCACCTCCCGGCTGGAAATCCTGCTGCGCTGGCTGCGCGAATTCGAGCCGGACATTGTCGGCCTTCAGGAACTGAAAACCACCGACGAGAACTTTCCGGCCGACGCGCTTGCCGCGGCGGGATATTCGGCGATCTGGCATGGTCAGAAAAGCTGGAACGGAGTCGCCCTGCTCAGCCGTGTCGGCGATCCGGTCGAAACGCGCCGCGCGCTGCCCGACGACCCCAACCTCGACCAGAGCCGCTATATCGAGGCGGCCGTGTGCGGCATCCTGGTCGGCAACATGTACGCGCCCAACGGCAACCCGCGGCCGGGGCCCAAATTCGACTACAAGCTCGCCTGGCTGGACCGGCTCCACGGCCACGCGCGGCAATTGCTCGACAGCGGCGTGCCGGCGATCCTGATCGGCGACTTCAATGTCATCCCGACCGACTTCGACGTCTACAAGCCGGAACGCTGGTTGAAGGACGCCCTGTTCGCGGTGGAGGCGAAGGAGCGCTATGCGGCGCTGGTCGCGCAGGGCTGGACCGACGCGCTGCGCCAGCTACACCCGGACGAGCGCATGTTCACCTTCTGGCATTATTGGCGCAACGCCTTCCAGCGGGATGCCGGAATCCGCATCGACCACGCCTTGCTGAGCCCGCCGCTGGCCAAGTCGCTGAAAGCAGCTGGGGTCGATCGCACGCCGCGAGGCTGGGAGAAGACGAGCGACCACGCGCCAATCTGGGTCGAGATTGAGGTTTGAGCCGCTAAGGCGCGCGGCGCTGACGGCCGCGCAAGGGTTGCTGCTGGCGGGGGTTTTTGCCCTCGGCTGGATGAAGACCCCTGTCCCGATCGGCGGCCTCCCGGCAGTCGCGAGCGATCTGCTGCTCGCGCTCAGCTTTGCCTGCCTCGCCATTGCGATCGTCTGCGGGGCAAGGCCGCGCTGGCATCGCGCTCAGTGGTTCCTGCTCGCTTATTTCGCGGCGCTGGCACTGTCGGCGCTGTTCTCGGCCGATCCCGGGCGAAGCGCGGTGAAGCTGGCGACGCAGGCCTACCTGCTGTCCTTGCCTCTGCTGGTGCTAAACCTTGTGCCCGATCCCCAAGCTATGCGGCGCCTGTTCCTGGCGTGGATCGGCGGCGCGGCGGTCGTGACCGCGCTCGGCGTGGCGACCCTGCTGCTGTTCCCGTTCCTTGGGTGGGATTCGATCCTTGCCTGGCCGCTTCACCATTTCGGGACCTTGCCCCCGGGCAATTACCCGCGGCTGGAACTGACCTTCCTCTATCCCTCGATCCTCGCCAACTATCTGGCGGTAGCGCTGATGCTGGTGCTGCTATGCGGCGTCCTGGGCTGGATCAGACCCCGCGTGGCGAATGGGTTGGCGGCGGCGATGGTCCTTGTCGCATTCTTCGCACTTACGCCGGGCTTTGGCGCCATCGTGCTGATGCTCGCGGCCTGGTTCGCCCATCGCTGGCGCCGGACCAGGCCTGTAATTGCCGCTGCGTCATTGATGATCGGCGTCGGTTTCGCGCTGCTGGCGCTGCCGGTCGCGGCGGTAACGCCGATCCTCCATCCGACGGCGCCGTTCGTCTTCAACTTCGACCTCGCGGGCGTCCAGGTGACGCTGGCCCCCGCGGTGCGGATGCTGACGTGGATCGATGCCTGGCACCGGTTCCTCGACTCGCCGCTGCTCGGTCGCGGCATCGGCGTGAACGCGGCGTTCGTGCAATTCCTGACCCCGGAGGGAGATCTCGCGACCCTGACCGACGCGCACAACATGTTCCTGAACGTAGCGGCCCAGGCTGGGGCACTGGGCCTTGCCGGGATCGTTGCAATCTTGTGGTTCGCCGTCCGCCGCGCGCTCGCGCCTTCGAGCGACGTCGTTTTCGCGCTGGCCCTGGCCTTCGCGTGCAGCCTTGGCGTGCAAGGACTCGTCGGCTCATTCGAGGATAGCCGCCATTTATGGCTGCTCTTCGGACTGCTGCTCGCCGCGGATAGCTGGCGAGAGCAAGGGCGCGGTGCCGGCTGAGGGATTTGAACCCCCGACCTTCGGTTTACAAAACCGCTGCACTACCACTGTGCTAAGCCGGCGCACCGAGCGCGGCCATTTGCGTCAAAGGATGCCGAACGTCCAGCCTTCGCTGCGTGCGATTGCAGGTGTCAGGTGCGGCGGATCGAACGCTGCCGGCTCCGTAGCGGCGAGCGCGCGCATCCCGGCGGCGGTGACGAGCGCGTCAGTCTGGTGATCGTTGGGCTCGAAACGCAACTTCACCGGCTTGCTGCCCAAGCCGGCTAAAGCCTGGTTGAGCTGCTCGCGGGTGCGCAGCTTGGTGCCGCTCATGCCGGCGCGGCGAAGGTAGATGCGGGTATAGATTTCGACGACCGCGCTACCCCGTTCCGGCAGCGGGTCCATCGGCCAGATCGCGACCTTGCCGTCGATCCGGTGGAGCAGCCGCATGCCCGAGAAGCTGGCCTTCGCCACCTGCGCCGCGCCGATTGCGTCGTAGGCGCTGGCGGTCTTGCGGCCGCCCTGCTGGTTGAGCAAGCGGTCGCATTGGCGGAAGCGGACGAAGTCGGCCTTCACGCCGTCGGCGATCCCGAAATAGAAGTGCTTGCGGTGCGCGGTCTCGAGGAAGCTGGCGGCGCCGAGATCCTCATCCTCGCTCAAGCCGTCGACATAGGCCCAGAATTCACGGGCGGTCGCGGGGACGTCGGCTTCGCCGGGAAGATATTCGCCGCGTTCGACGATGGGCGGAGCGAAGCTGAAGTCGAAGCCGAATAACGTGTCCCGGTCGGCGGCTCGCTTCAGCAGCCAGCGCAGCACTTCCTCGCGCGACCAGACGTGCCCGGGCCGCACCAGGCGGGGAGGGGCATCGCCGACCGCCTCGGCGATGGCGATGCCCTTGTGCCGTTTCCCCTTCGCGCCCGACCAGTCGATCGCGACGAAGGAGTCGAAGTGCCGCGTCAAACCAGCGGCGGCTGACGGTCGTCGCTTGGCGAGCTCTGCTGCACTGGACGCGGCGTTGGCGGCGTTGGCGGCGTAGGCGTATTGAGCTGCGTTTCCGCCTTGTCCGCCGCCTGGTTTAGCAGGCGCGCTGCCGCGTCACGGCCGCCGAGACCGAACGCGAGTGCCGCCGCGACAGCCGCCGAGCCGAGGATCAGGCCGAACGCCATCATCACGATCACGTCCGCAAGCCCCATGAAAGTCAGACCGATCGCGGTGAACAAAGCGATGATCGCGTACCGGACGATGGTCTGCCCAAACCCGCCTTCACCGGTTGAGCTTCCGACCAAGCCGGCAATAATCCGGGCAAGGAAAATGCCCGCGACGATGATCAGGGTGCCGAAAATCACCTTTCCGCCAAGCTCCGTCACTTGTGCGAGGAAGATAGCAATCGTGCCGCCGCCAAGCTGCTTTGCGGCTTCGATCGACGCGACCAGGACGATCGCGACCATCGCGACGTTCGCGACGATCGTCGACGGGGTCGCGGTTGTCGGCACGATCCCGGTGGAACGGATCGCCTGGTCGAACCCGGTCGGCGGAAGCACCGCCTCGATGATGGATTTCACGAAACGGGCAAGGATGTAGGCAATGCCGATCCACAAGCCCGCCGTAAGGATCCTCGGAATCGCCGTGAAAATCTCATTCAGCATGTTGATCGCGGGCAGCGAGATGGCCTCGATGCCTAAGACTTCAAAGGCCGCGATCGCCGCGGGAATGATGACCAGCGCGAAGGCGAGCATGCCAAGCGCGCGAGCCAAGCCCGCGGCAGGCCGGGATGCCGCGCCAACTCCCGTTTGAGGGCCGGCAGCCGGCATCGGCGATACCGAACTTTCACTGCGCGCGCCCCTGATGCCGAGCCTGTTCAGGAGCCCGTCCACGTTCATCGCACTGACGACGGACTCGGTCAGCTGCCGGAGAATTCGAGCCAGAATGTAACCAATGAAAAGGATTAGACCGAAGCCAAGGAGCCGCGGCAGGAACTCAAAGATGCCGGCAAGCAACTGATTGATTGGCTGCAAGATTTGCGCAATTCCCAGGAACTGCAGCGCAGCCATGATGCCGACCAGCCAGATGATCAGCTTGGCGATCGTGCCGATCTGGTGACCGACCGTTTCATGCTGGTTGCCGGGCGTGTTTCTCTGCAGCGCTGGGGTGCGGGATATGGCCTTGGCCAGCGCCCATTTGACGGCGCGCGCGACCAGCCATGTCGCGATCAGGATGAGGATGGCGATCAGGATTCGCGGTCCCCATTCCATGGCCTGGTTTTGCCAGTAATCGCCGGTTTGGTCGTACATGCTACGCTCCCCTAATTAGCCTTGTTCAACGCGCTGCGTCTTTCCGCCCAGAAATGCAGCCTTTCCCGAACGCGGGCTTCGAAGCCGCGCTCCGTCGGCGCGTAAAATTCCTGCGGCTGCATTTCTTCCGGCCAATAATTGGCGCCGGAAAAGCCGTCGTCCGCATCGTGATCGTAAGCATAGCCTTTGCCGTAGCCGATGTCTTTCATCAGCTTCGTCGGCGCGTTGAGAATGTTGGGCGGCGGCATCAGCGATCCGGTTTCCCTGGCCGACCGCCAAGCCGCTTTCTGGGCCGCATACGCCGCGTTCGATTTGGGCGCTGTGGCCAGGTAAAGGCAGGCTTGCACGAGCGCGAGTTCGCCTTCGGGCGAACCGAGAAAATCGTAGGCGTCCTTGGCGGCGAGGCATTGCACCAGCGCTTGCGGATCGGCGAGCCCGACGTCCTCCATCGCCGCGCGGGTCAGCCGGCGCAGCAGGTAGAGCGGCTCTTCTCCTGCAACGAGCATTCGCGCGAGATAATAAAGCGAGGCCTGAGGGTCGGAGCCGCGGATGCTTTTGTGCAGGGCGGAGATGAGGTTGTAATGCCCCTCCCGGTCCTTGTCGTAGACGGGGACCCGCCGGTGCAGCAGCGCAGCCATTGCCGACGGGTCGAGCGGTTCTTGCGGCGCGATGTCGAAAATCGTCTCGACCTGGTTGAGCAGGAAGCGGCCGTCGCCGTCGGCGCTGGCGACCAGCGCGGCGCGGGCGTCGGGGGTGAGCGGGAGCGGTTTGCCCGTCTCGCCCTCCGCTCGCGCAATCAGCGTGTCTAGTGCCTGCTCGTTGAGGCGGCGCAGGATCAGTACCTGGCAGCGCGACAGCAGCGCCGCGTTCAACTCGAAGCTCGGATTCTCGGTCGTCGCGCCGACCAGGGTTACCGTCCCGTCCTCGACGAAGGGCAGGAAGCCATCCTGCTGGGCGCGGTTGAAGCGGTGGATTTCGTCAACGAACAGCAAGGTGCGCTGGCCGGCGCGAGCGGCGGTCCTGGCTTCGGCAAAATGCTTCTTGAGGTCGGCGACGCCGGAGAAGACGGCGGAAATGGCGACGAAGCGAAGGCCGACCGCATCGGCCAGCAGGCGCGCGATGCTGGTCTTGCCGGTCCCCGGCGGTCCCCACAGGATCATCGAGCCGAGCTTTCCCGCCGCGACCATCCGGCCGATCGCCCCGTCGGGGCCGGTCAGATGCTCCTGGCCGACAACGTCGCCCAGGCTGGCCGGCCGGAGCCGATCCGCAAGCGGCGCATTCCCAGCGCTATCGGCGGCTTGCGTCGGGTCACCAAACAGGTCGGCCATCAGCGGCTCTTACGAACTCACTGGGAAAATGCACCAGCCCTCTTGCTGAAGATACAACCAAGATATATCTTAGATGCATCTGAGGAGAGCGAAAATGCACAAACATGGATGCGGCCCGCGTGGCAGGTTCGAATTCAACATTCCGCCGATGTTCGCGATGGGCGGCCGCGGGGGAAGCTGGGGGCCGTTCTCGTTCGACTTCGGGGATGGGCCCGGCGGTTGGGGCGAGCGCCCGCGCGGCCGGCGGCGTTCGCAGCTCGGGTCGGACGACCTCAGGCTGCTCCTGCTTTTCCTGATCGCCGAGAAGCCTCGGCATGGATACGACCTGATTAAGGCGATCGAATTGCTCAGCGACGGCAATTACGTTCCCAGCGCGGGCGTGATCTACCCGACGCTGACCATGCTTCAGGACATGGGCCACATCGAAGAGGTGCCCGAGGAAGGATCGCGCAAGACGTATCAGGCGACCGCCGAAGGACGCGAGTTCCTGGAGCAGGAAGGCCTGCGGATGACCGAAGTGCTGGAGCGGATGGATCGCGCCGGCGGCGGCCAGCGCCAGGCGAACAGCAACCCACACCTCGGCCGGGCGGTCGGTAACTTGATGCACGCCCTGCGCAACCGCGTCGCCCAGGATGGCTGGGACGATGAATTGGTGCACGAAATCACTGCCATCCTCGACGAGGCGGCGCAGCGGATCGAGCGGACGAAATAGCTAGGCGCGGTTGATCCGGCCGAGACGCTCGCGGCGCTCGATGGCGCGGATGTAGGCGGCCGCGGCGACGGCATTGATGGTGTCCCAGTCCATGGTCCTGGCATAATCCAGGCCGGCGGCGCCATGCCGTTGCCGAAGCTCTGGTTCTCGTGCGTATCGCTCCAGGGCATCGGCAAACGCTTCGCCGTCGCCCGGCTCGACCAGGATGCCGGTCCGCCCATCCTCGACCAGGTTGGTCGCGCCGGTGGCCTCGGCCGCAAGGACCGGCAGCCCGCAGGCCATCGCTTCTAGCGTGACGTTGCCGAAGGTTTCGGTGACCGAGGGATTGAGGAAGACGTCGGAGCTGGCGACGGCGCGCGCAAGATCATCGCCGACCAGTTGGCCTACGAAGATCCCGGTCGGCATATGCTGCTCGAACCACGGCCGGGCGGGGCCTTCGCCAATCACCAGCGCGCGATGCGGGACACCGCGGGCCTCCAGCTCGTTGATCGCCGCCGCGAACACGTCCAGCGCCTTTTCGAGCACGATCCGACCGAGGAACATGACGACGAGCTCGTCATCCTTGATCCCCAGCCCACGCCGCCATGCCATGTCGCGGCGATGCGGGTTGAACTGTTCCCGGTCGACGCCCCGGGTCCAGATGTGGATGGTCCGGTTCATGCGATGGGCGCGAAGCACCGCCGCTGTCGATTCCGCCGGGACGAGCAGGGCATCGCACCGCAGATAGAGCCGCCGGAGGAGCGAGCGCACCGTCGGCTCGAACATCTCCAGGTGATAGTAGCTGAGGTAGGTTTCGAAGCGGGTGTGGACCGAAGCGAGCGCGGGAATGTTGCGGGCGCGCGCCCAGGTCACGGCCCGGTGAGAGGACAAGTCCGGGCTTGCGATATGGATCACGTTGGGGGCAAATTCGGCCAGGTCGCGCCGAACCGATCGCGGTAAGCCAAGCGTGGCCCGATATTCGGGCCGACCGGGGATCGGCACCGACGGCACCGCCACCAGATCGCCCGTTGGCGGAAACGCCGGGTTTTCCACGACCGGTGCGTAGATGCGGACGTTCGCGCCTTGCCGAAGAAGGTAATCGACCAGTCGGTTGAGTGCCTGGTTCGCGCCGTCGCGGACGTAATTGTAATTGCCCGTGAAGAGGGCGATTCGGAGGTCGCTCGGCTGCATGGGCGGCTCGTGCTTCAAAAATGCGGGCGCGCAAAGACAAAATGGGAAGTGGCGTGGCCAGTAGCGAGTTGACGAAGCAGGGTTTGCCGCCGGTCGCGCGGGCGGATGCGCGCCTGTTCATCCTTGGCAGCCTGCCCGGCGACGCGTCCCTCTCGGCCAGGCAATATTACGCCCATCCGCGAAATCAGTTCTGGCGGCTGGCGGGCTCGGTCATCGACGAACCCTTGTCGGAGCTTGCCTATGCCCAGCGTCTCGAGCGGCTGACCGAACATCGGATCGCGCTGTGGGATGTGATCCAGAGCGCGGTTCGCCCGGGCAGCCTGGACCTGGCGATCCGCAATGCCGGGCATAACCCGCTGGCCGACTATTTCGCGGGGTTTCCCGAGCTTCGCGCGGTGGCGTTCAACGGCGGCACGGCGGCCGCGCTCGGGCGCCGATTGCTTGCGGAAGCAAAGCTCGACCTCATCGACCTGCCGTCATCGAGCCCGGCCAACACAAGGGCATTCGACCAGAAGCGGGCGGCATGGCTGAGTCTGAGGCAATACCTTTGACGGGGTTGCCCTGCCGGCAAATCCGGCCACATTGGCGGGCATGAGCGAGGCCGAAGAGGAAGCGGACAGCCAGCTGTCCATGGTCGATGAAGCGTTGGTCGCGGGCAACATCGCCAACACCAACGGCCTGTTGGTGATCGTCGCCAAGCTGGTGGCGAAAGGCGTGTTCGACCAGGACGACCTCAAGGCCTTTTCAGACAGCTACTCGAAGCCGCTCGACCATGTCGGAATGCGGGAAAACGAATTGGTCGGCCAAATGCAGGACCAGATGGAATCCACCCTTGCCGAGCTAATGCGTTACTTGAGCGAGCGCGAACGCGACGACTGATCGAACGAGGCGAGGATCGGGCACGGACCCGAACTGCCCGATCCGCATTCGCGGGCGAGCCGCGCCAGTGAATCGCGAGCCAGCTTGAGCTCCCCAATCCTGGCATCGAGCGCGGCAATCCTCGACTGGGCGAGCGCCCGGGCGCGGGGGCGGTCGTCGCTGGCGTCGAGGTCGAGCAATTCCTTGATCTGCTCCAGGGTGAAGCCGGCGGCCTGGGCCTGCCTGATGAAGCGCAGGCGGCCCAGGTCGTCGGACCCGTAACGGCGGATCCCGCCATCGCGCGGCGGCGTCCCGAGCAAGCCTTTGCGTTGGTAAAAACGGATGGTCTCGACGCCGACCTCGCCTGCGCGCGCGAGCGATCCAATGGTTAGCGAGGTCGGCCCTTGATTCTGTACCATGGTACAGAAGCTACATAGTGCGGGACTCGAATGCAAGGAGGTCGAAATGACCGAAATGTCGAACCACCCGACGGCTGAAAAAACCGCGCTTCTCCATCGAATGGTGATGCCGCATCACACCTGTCCCTATGGCCTGAAAGCCAAATATTTGCTCGAGCGCGCCGGCTATCGAGTCGACGATCGCCACCTGACGACTCGAGCCGAGACGGATGCGTTCAAGGCCGAGCACGGGGTGCCGACGACGCCGCAGGTGTTCATCGGCGGCCAGCGCATCGGGGGTTACGACGACCTCCGGCGATTCCTGGGCAAGCCGGTCGCCGACCCGAAGGCGACCAGCTATCGGCCGGTCGTCGCCATCTTCGGCATTTCCGCCTTGATGGCGCTGGCCGTCAGTTTCGCCGTGACCGGGGACGCGCTGACACTGCGCGCGCTTGAATGGTTCATCGGCATGGGCATGGCCGTGCTCGCCATGCTGAAGCTGCAGAACATCGAAAGCTTCGCAACGATGTTCCTCAATTACGACCTGCTGGCGAAGCGCTGGGTGCCTTACAGCTACATTTATCCGTTCGCCGAAGCGGTTGCGGGGATCCTCATGATTGCCGGCGCGCTTACCTGGCTATCCGCACCGATCGCACTTTTCATCGGAACGGTCGGCGCAGTGTCCGTGGTCAAGGCGGTCTATATCGACAAGCGCGAATTGAAGTGCGCTTGCGTCGGTGGCTCCAGCAACGTGCCCCTGGGCTTCGTCTCGCTGACCGAAAACCTGATGATGATCGCAATGGCGTTGTGGATGGGCGCCGCAGCGCTGGGCCTTGGAATTCGCGGGTGACGCCGCGGATTCCGGGCATTGCCGCCAACTGAGACCCCACTTACCTGTGCACCACGGGCAGCCGCCGTTAGGCGACGCCTTTCTTCCCGGAGAAGTTTTTTGAAACGCAAAGCCCTTTCGGCCGCGAGCGCCCTTGTCCTTGCCGGCCTTGCCGTCCCAGCCCTGGCGCAGGGGGCGCACCAGCACCACCAGCCGGAGCCCGCGCCGCCAGTGGAGGCGCCGCCGGCGGAAACCGTCGACCATTCGCAAATGGATCATTCGCAGATGGATCATTCCGCGCCGGCGCCTGACGCCATGGAGGCGGGGCATACCGACCATGCGATGACGGGCGCGCTGGGCGCTTACCCGATGCAGCGCGAAGCGTCCGGCACGGCCTGGCAGCCGGACGCTTCCGAACATCTGGGCCTGATGAA
Proteins encoded in this region:
- a CDS encoding DnaJ C-terminal domain-containing protein — encoded protein: MALDLYQRLGLKRGASEAEIKKAYRSLAKQLHPDRNKDNPKAAERFGEITSAYDLLSDKDKRARYDRGEIDEDGNPKMPFGGGFGGRPGGGGSGAGAGFEGFPGGGFQGGAETADLSDLFEGIFGNQGRSGGFGGFRQRRAPPQKGGDIGYRLAVSFVDAAKLAPQRITLADGKTIDLKLPAGVEDGTRIRLAGKGQEGPAGRGDGIVTIAIFPHPFYKRDGNDIRLELPVTLKEAVLGGKIKVPTPDGPVMLTVPKGSSSGKVLRLKGRGFAAKNGARGDQLVELRIDLPADDSELRAFAEQWSGGGNPRASMGV
- a CDS encoding threonine synthase; its protein translation is MFVTHLECSLTGEHYPAGQPHDLSRAGKPLLVRYDLEQVRSAISRDALAQRPADMWKWRELLPFPEKAELIALGETQTPILALSRTAAMNGAAVLLVKDEGRLPTGSFKARGMAAAVTMAKHFGVERIAIPTNGNAGAAIAAYSARAGLRSLVICPAETPEINVRETAAYGADVWVADGQIDECGALVGKGAAQGLWFDCSTLKEPYRLEGKKTMGFELVEQLGWQVPDAIFYPTGGGTGLIGMWKAFDELEKVGLIGPERPRMYAIQASGCAPIVRAFERGDEFAERWEGAATVATGIRVPKAVGDFLILRAVRESGGAAIAVEEADIVAGVTDAARLDGMLLCPEGGAVLAGWRKALELGLVGKDERVLLFNCANGNKYPLPERSRKLTLASAEPSQL
- the xth gene encoding exodeoxyribonuclease III, with amino-acid sequence MKIASYNINGITSRLEILLRWLREFEPDIVGLQELKTTDENFPADALAAAGYSAIWHGQKSWNGVALLSRVGDPVETRRALPDDPNLDQSRYIEAAVCGILVGNMYAPNGNPRPGPKFDYKLAWLDRLHGHARQLLDSGVPAILIGDFNVIPTDFDVYKPERWLKDALFAVEAKERYAALVAQGWTDALRQLHPDERMFTFWHYWRNAFQRDAGIRIDHALLSPPLAKSLKAAGVDRTPRGWEKTSDHAPIWVEIEV
- a CDS encoding O-antigen ligase family protein → MRFEPLRRAALTAAQGLLLAGVFALGWMKTPVPIGGLPAVASDLLLALSFACLAIAIVCGARPRWHRAQWFLLAYFAALALSALFSADPGRSAVKLATQAYLLSLPLLVLNLVPDPQAMRRLFLAWIGGAAVVTALGVATLLLFPFLGWDSILAWPLHHFGTLPPGNYPRLELTFLYPSILANYLAVALMLVLLCGVLGWIRPRVANGLAAAMVLVAFFALTPGFGAIVLMLAAWFAHRWRRTRPVIAAASLMIGVGFALLALPVAAVTPILHPTAPFVFNFDLAGVQVTLAPAVRMLTWIDAWHRFLDSPLLGRGIGVNAAFVQFLTPEGDLATLTDAHNMFLNVAAQAGALGLAGIVAILWFAVRRALAPSSDVVFALALAFACSLGVQGLVGSFEDSRHLWLLFGLLLAADSWREQGRGAG
- a CDS encoding mechanosensitive ion channel — encoded protein: MYDQTGDYWQNQAMEWGPRILIAILILIATWLVARAVKWALAKAISRTPALQRNTPGNQHETVGHQIGTIAKLIIWLVGIMAALQFLGIAQILQPINQLLAGIFEFLPRLLGFGLILFIGYILARILRQLTESVVSAMNVDGLLNRLGIRGARSESSVSPMPAAGPQTGVGAASRPAAGLARALGMLAFALVIIPAAIAAFEVLGIEAISLPAINMLNEIFTAIPRILTAGLWIGIAYILARFVKSIIEAVLPPTGFDQAIRSTGIVPTTATPSTIVANVAMVAIVLVASIEAAKQLGGGTIAIFLAQVTELGGKVIFGTLIIVAGIFLARIIAGLVGSSTGEGGFGQTIVRYAIIALFTAIGLTFMGLADVIVMMAFGLILGSAAVAAALAFGLGGRDAAARLLNQAADKAETQLNTPTPPTPPTPRPVQQSSPSDDRQPPLV
- a CDS encoding replication-associated recombination protein A, translating into MADLFGDPTQAADSAGNAPLADRLRPASLGDVVGQEHLTGPDGAIGRMVAAGKLGSMILWGPPGTGKTSIARLLADAVGLRFVAISAVFSGVADLKKHFAEARTAARAGQRTLLFVDEIHRFNRAQQDGFLPFVEDGTVTLVGATTENPSFELNAALLSRCQVLILRRLNEQALDTLIARAEGETGKPLPLTPDARAALVASADGDGRFLLNQVETIFDIAPQEPLDPSAMAALLHRRVPVYDKDREGHYNLISALHKSIRGSDPQASLYYLARMLVAGEEPLYLLRRLTRAAMEDVGLADPQALVQCLAAKDAYDFLGSPEGELALVQACLYLATAPKSNAAYAAQKAAWRSARETGSLMPPPNILNAPTKLMKDIGYGKGYAYDHDADDGFSGANYWPEEMQPQEFYAPTERGFEARVRERLHFWAERRSALNKAN
- a CDS encoding PadR family transcriptional regulator, with protein sequence MHKHGCGPRGRFEFNIPPMFAMGGRGGSWGPFSFDFGDGPGGWGERPRGRRRSQLGSDDLRLLLLFLIAEKPRHGYDLIKAIELLSDGNYVPSAGVIYPTLTMLQDMGHIEEVPEEGSRKTYQATAEGREFLEQEGLRMTEVLERMDRAGGGQRQANSNPHLGRAVGNLMHALRNRVAQDGWDDELVHEITAILDEAAQRIERTK
- a CDS encoding glycosyltransferase family 4 protein, giving the protein MQPSDLRIALFTGNYNYVRDGANQALNRLVDYLLRQGANVRIYAPVVENPAFPPTGDLVAVPSVPIPGRPEYRATLGLPRSVRRDLAEFAPNVIHIASPDLSSHRAVTWARARNIPALASVHTRFETYLSYYHLEMFEPTVRSLLRRLYLRCDALLVPAESTAAVLRAHRMNRTIHIWTRGVDREQFNPHRRDMAWRRGLGIKDDELVVMFLGRIVLEKALDVFAAAINELEARGVPHRALVIGEGPARPWFEQHMPTGIFVGQLVGDDLARAVASSDVFLNPSVTETFGNVTLEAMACGLPVLAAEATGATNLVEDGRTGILVEPGDGEAFADALERYAREPELRQRHGAAGLDYARTMDWDTINAVAAAAYIRAIERRERLGRINRA
- a CDS encoding DNA-deoxyinosine glycosylase, with the translated sequence MASSELTKQGLPPVARADARLFILGSLPGDASLSARQYYAHPRNQFWRLAGSVIDEPLSELAYAQRLERLTEHRIALWDVIQSAVRPGSLDLAIRNAGHNPLADYFAGFPELRAVAFNGGTAAALGRRLLAEAKLDLIDLPSSSPANTRAFDQKRAAWLSLRQYL
- a CDS encoding MerR family transcriptional regulator, with the translated sequence MVQNQGPTSLTIGSLARAGEVGVETIRFYQRKGLLGTPPRDGGIRRYGSDDLGRLRFIRQAQAAGFTLEQIKELLDLDASDDRPRARALAQSRIAALDARIGELKLARDSLARLARECGSGSSGPCPILASFDQSSRSRSLK